A genomic stretch from Eretmochelys imbricata isolate rEreImb1 chromosome 24, rEreImb1.hap1, whole genome shotgun sequence includes:
- the LOC144279937 gene encoding olfactory receptor 6N2-like, which produces MGISNWSNVTEFIIVGFPNLQGFHTFLFALLLLIYLFAIFGNVVIFTVIRSDARLNTPMYFFISSLSFLEIWYTAVTIPKMLSNLLSKRKSISFTGCLLQTYFFHSLGATECYLLTAMAYDRYLAICNSLRYLAIMTPKVCTQLAASCWICGFICPVIEVILVSKLPFCGPNEIHHIFCDFPPLLSLACTDTSINVLVDFIVNAFIILLTFLFIMVSYIKIIKAILKIRTPEGREKAFSTCAAHLTVVLLFFGSIIFMYVRLKKSYSLDYDRAFAVIYAVLTPLANPVIYSLRNKEILNAIKRKITQKGVINSSEHP; this is translated from the coding sequence ATGGGAATCAGCAACTGGAGCAATGTAACCGAATTCATAATTGTGGGATTCCCAAACCTTCAGGGCTTCCACACATTCCTTTTTGCCCTGCTGCTTCTCATCTACCTCTTTGCCATTTTCGGGAATGTGGTGATTTTCACAGTCATCAGGTCAGATGCTCGACTTAACACACCTATGTACTTTTTTATCAGCAGTTTATCTTTCTTGGAAATCTGGTATACAGCAGTTACTATCCCCAAAATGCTTTCAAACTTACTCAGCAAGAGAAAAAGCATTTCCTTCACTGGGTGCCTCTTACAAACATATTTCTTCCATTCCCTAGGAGCCACTGAATGTTACCTGCTAACAGCTATGGCTTATGACAGATATTTAGCTATCTGTAATTCACTGCGCTATCTTGCCATCATGACTCCGAAAGTGTGCACTCAGTTGGCTGCTAGCTGTTGGATTTGTGGCTTCATATGTCCTGTCATTGAGGTAATCTTGGTTTCCAAACTGCCTTTCTGTGGCCCCAATGAAATCCATCATATCTTCTGCGATTTCCCCCCTCTGCTGAGCTTGGCCTGCACAGACACCTCCATCAATGTCCTGGTTGATTTTATAGTCAATGCATTTATAATCCTGCTGACATTTTTGTTCATCATGGTCTCGTACATAAAGATTATAAAAGCCATATTGAAAATACGCACACCAGAGGGGCGggaaaaggccttttccacctgtgCCGCTCACCTGACTGTGGTTCTGCTATTTTTTGGAAGTATTATATTTATGTATGTACGATTAAAGAAAAGCTATTCCTTGGATTATGATAGGGCATTTGCTGTGATTTATGCTGTCTTGACTCCTTTAGCCAATCCAGTCATCTATAGTTTACGGAACAAAGAAATACTGAATGCAATAAAAAGGAAAATCACACAAAAAGGAGTAATCAACAGCAGTGAGCACCCCTGA